The Xyrauchen texanus isolate HMW12.3.18 chromosome 42, RBS_HiC_50CHRs, whole genome shotgun sequence genome includes the window gactctagatcagtgACTACGGATAACGTCTTCCAACACTGCTTGGATCATTCATGTGCAGAGAAAATGTAGCTGCGtgtaaatgattgtaaaaaaataaataaatagttttcataaaTGAAGGTAGTGTCATTGTATTACTAGATTAAATATGAAGGtgttttggtagcattaaacataatctttaaattttttttacattgcaccTCCATTTTATGCAGAGCACCTCCACTATTTCCCGAAGCACTCTTGTGATTTTGATTTGGAAGCGGGCCTGGCCAGAGATCTCATACTGCGCATACACAACTAATGGTTTACCCTGACAAATATTATACACTTGACAATAGGATGTTTTAATGGTTTGAGTCCAAGAACACATGGGGGTTGTGCTTTTCAACTCAGGAAGTGAAGTTTTTATTATCTAATAGTGATGGTGCCAAGTTGATCTCAAACATAAATGGCTTGAGGGATTAGAAAAGAAACTGAGGAAATGTAACAGATTTTGTttatcaaatacacacacacagtcttgccCACTGTCAAACAATCCAGCATTTAGACAATGAGTGTGTTCGTAAACACTATTGGACAGACGTTTTTGGCATTGTGTCTGTTTAAATTAGTAGTTTCTAACAAAAACTATTCATCTCAGTCCTGTACATTCTTGTCCAGGATAACCAAGAACCGCAGCTACGCATTATGCCACATATCATAGTTTACTGCTGTTATTGTTACAACAATGTACAGATTGTGTCCTTGTTTAGGgtttttgtaatgtgtttattattcCCGCCCTCTGTAGCACACAATGAGAGGTCATGTGATCAACATCCACCATTGTAAGTTACAGCAGAGGTCACACGAGTTAAAATCAGACAGAGAGAGCACAGACATGTGTCAATTAATAACTCCTCCAACACTGGATAATTTATACCTCGAATTATATGGCAATTATACTTTATatggagaggtgtgctattacgtTTTGTACTATTACACTTATGGCACATGATGCTAAAAAGCACCAAGAGGTGTCACAGTaatcaaagacgtctgtctagtgAATGTTTACATTCCAAATCAGAGCAGATCAAGGCAAAAATGCCTTCTGTGTAAACGGCTGCCCCTTACATAAGAATAATAAACTATAAGAAAACACAAACTATACATCCAAATCAGACAATAACATTAGAGTACATGATCTCAGTTTTTAACGGAGTTCAGGAAGAATATAAACAGGTAGGTGCTTGGGTGCAACACCTGACAAACCTCTTTGTTTGTCTGACCGCTTTTTGCAGTCACACATGTTGCTCAACTAAATTAAGaaataagaatatctcagctcttgctttaatgcaagggaatggtggccaaaactttgaaggtccacaaattacaaaaaggcagcataaaatccatacatctccagtggttaaatcatgcCGTAAGAAGCAATATGagaggtgtggtgagaaacagataaatggttaagtgcttttttattttttaaactataaatctccacttttgtgTATTTCGCCACCTCCTGGGCAGGGaggggaatttatagtaaaaaggactgaaatattgatctgtttctcacccacacctatcatgtcacttcagaagatatggatataaccactgaagtcatatggattacttttatgctgcctttatgtccttttttgaacttcaaagttttggaccctagaactttaattgtatggacctgcagagctgaaatattcttctaaaaatcttaatttgtgttctgctgaagaaagaaagtcccacacatctgggatggtatgaaggtgagtacatgatgagagaagtttcatttttgggtgaactattcctttaagctgagATGTCTGAAGTTAATATTTTCTCTTCCACTTTATGTTGTCATCTTGACTTCCATTTCTTGAAAAGCTTTATTCAGTATTAGAGAATTGAGGTTTGTGTAGGAGTGAACAGAGAGAGTGCACATCTGCAGGATGTGGTTTCAGAACAGGATGAATTTGGAACCAAAGGGTATTAGAAACCATGAACCATTGATGACAATTGAATGCAAAAAAAGACAAGAGAAAGGAATGTTGTTAGAGAATAGGTTTCCCAAATACTTTCCCACCCTCTCTCTTCCATTGCTCGGACTAATAGGTGGTCCTGACCCAAACTCGCAGCATTGGTTTTGCCAATAGTGATATTGGCTCgttcaaataatacaaatgttacaatactaatgttttgaaaatgcCGCAGAGCCACacaacctacgaatggcttattTGTATGCACACTAAATTGTGATAGTAGTGTTTTTCATCTCAAAATGTCACTTTTTCTCCTTTAATTGTAGTTACAGtttgtgtattttaaatgtatgaacAACTTTCTGTAACAATAGAATATTCTGATAAAATCAGATCAACAGAGGACAGAATTTGCCCCAGCACAATGTTCCTTTCTGTCAACTTCCTTCAGTGGAATCTCAGGGATGCTAGTGGGATATATCTTGGACACTGCTTCTTTTCAATAATTCACTTGAGATTGGGTTTTATCCAAATAGTTCTCATACTACAGTCCCTCCCTATACTTGCCTTTGTATTTGTGAACCACATCTAAACAGCAGGTTAGAACCATCTGTTGCGGTCCCTAGTATTTGCTATGCTCTTGTCAGCTGAGTACACACAACCCAACCTAGGTTTGATTTTCCCCACTAAACCATCCATTGTGTTTCATTGTTGTATTTGGGATTATGGATGGATTTCCAGAGAGATACCTCATCTGTGTCTCCATTCCAGTTTATCAAATCATTGTATGAAACTATACGCATAACAAACAGTCAATCTATTTCTCTTTAGTTTTATTACTCTATAATCATTTTGAAATTAAACGGTAGATAAAACACACCCTTTACCCAGATCTGTTCATACATTGAAGGCACTGTGAGTTGatctggataaaagcgtctgccaaaagaaTAGTTGTATTAATTAAATGTAGACGTCTCTTCAGAAAGGTGCAATTTCAGCAGAGACAGATAGCCGCTCATGTTTGGGTTTTGCTTGACTGTGTGCACGTGTTTTACTGATAACTAAAGGAATATGTCATAACTATACGTTCTTCTACTATACATTATGTAGAGCAATATTTTACTGTAGAAAAAAGCGTAGGGTTTAACAATGTATTATATTTACATAACACTGGGAGTAAAGGTCACAGAAGGAGAGTGATTGGAAtgtgtatttacagtatgtgtgccAAGCATGTGTAATGACCCTTAATGAGAATGACATAATTGAGGTTATCACCTTATCACTGGCTGGCGTGATGCCTTGTAATGAATTGTCTTTAATACATCATTGCTTTGCCAAGATTTCTTGATTGAGAAATCAAGATTCTTTCCCAAGTACTTCTCAAGTGACTGAACTTTGGTGTGTCTTAATCTTATGATGCAGGGTTAGGCAAAATAAAGGATTTAAGAACTGACTTAAGAACTGATACGTCCCAATGGATGTTGAATTGGAATTTGATTGAAGACAAATTACTGTCACAGTAACACAGTCACGAAACAGAGACATTtcgatttttattaattttggttcaTTTTGCCAACACATTTTTTTCTCAACTGACAGACATATTGTCTATATTCTAAACTAAGTTCAGTACTATCAACCATTGAAAACATTTAACACAGCCATTAAAGATTTTAATGCAGAAACATGTATTAAgagaaatatttacattaaattagaGCATTTTGTAGAATTTCTTGGGAAATTACGTGGTCTTCTACCATGATccgtacaatgaaagttaatttattacaaattatataaattaaatagaaaaagcattttaaacaTTGCTTATCAATATCAACTAAAGGTTCTGGAAACACCCCGTAGGTATGTATTTTTATGGGTAAATTCTGtttgaaaaggaaaaatgaaTTTAATTGCATTTCAGTTCTAagcttttaaaatcaaatttgaaTTACAATTCTGCATCATGTTTGCTACATTAACTCTAAATGGTGTACAACCCtgatacacttaaaaaaaatttttttttagatttatgcATTTGAAATTTATAGCGAAATTAAAAATTGGCTAAAAACAATtggctaaaatattattttttgtgtatATGAGATGGTAAGTAACCAAAGATCTTAAAGGATATAAAAGGACTGACCCACCTTTACATCTACCATGTCTTTTGATGATATGGTGGTTTTTAGGCGTGGAAGGCTGCAGATAAGCTGTGAGAACTCTAAATGCAACATTAAATGCAGCACTGCCTCACTATTCTGAGGTCAGATTTCGCGTAAGAGCCTTCATTCTGCTCTGAACATTCAGCTAAAAACAGATCAGACCTAAAATCAGCATTGCTTGTTGAATGGATGTATAGAATGAGTCTGAGCTGTGGCATAGAAGGTAGGTTGCTGCACATCATGTATTGGGAAATGTTGTACTCACAGAGACCTGGGTTTGAATCCAGCATGGGTCATGACCTGATTCCATTTCCTctcattccatatatatatagcatgggcaaagaggcaataaaaaaaaaaataagaagttTTACTTGCAAATAAGTTTAATTATTCTATTGATATGGCACCTCAAGCATGATTTTAAATTGTGAATTGGAAGTCAAATAACAAAATAGttcaaataatagtttaaatcgCTTTCCCCATCCACAGTCTGCTTGGAGGACATTGAATCGGTGCGGTATGGCCGCCAGTCTGAGGGGCTGCAGAAATACACTGACTCCTCTATGGAGGACTGCTGCTTCTCCATCATCTTCAAAAGTCGACGCAAGAACCTCGACTTGATTGCTAGTTCCAAGGAGGAGGCCAAACAGTGGGTCAAAGGTCTGGAGAAGGTCATGAACAGCACGAGCCACCTCAACCGCCAACAGAACAGCGAACAGTATCCTTGATCTTCCTTTCTCCGAAAGCGGTTTCCTGAACAGATTTGTCAGTACTGTCATAATTGAGGGGAAATTGTATGTGGTTGTCACTATGATGTCATATTTGTAGCTTACAACAGCTAAAGAAGCCTCTGGCTCaaaaaagtgaaataaataaatctttccagtttttaatttacagacctTACATTAGATCAATAGCTGGATCTACAGCTGTATCCGCAAAGCAGACAAGAACGCTGACAACAAAATGTCTTTGAAGGAGTTGAAGTATTTCCTACAGCAAATCAATATCGAGGTGGACGACATTTATGCTGAGAAGCTGTTTAGGGTGAGAGGCAAATAATAAAGCTTTTTAGAAAAATGGTTTTCATCTAAACTTGTACTGCTTGTTTGCTGCaatcacaaaaatgtatgcatCTAATACTAAGTCCAAGAAAATGTTTGAAAGGCTTTAAGGGTTAAGCTCAAAAAACCATGCCAAGAACATCTCCGTGTCATATCTTCAAaccagtttatttaaaaatacaaagcaTATTCTTTAAACGTTTTGTCAGTCACCTTAAGAATCAAAAGAaagacataaattatattttgattgaACAAAATTAggaattttttacattgtgacatttcaGTATGCAAAAATTATTGTTACTGTAATGAAAATAACCTATGTGTAGTGCCTTTATTTTATGTTGAATTACAGTATTTTTAGTTATACAGTAAAAATTATTGGATTACAGAATTGAGAATCTAACAGGATTcaccattaaataatttttttttttaaaaagtcataAAGGTAAAACATCTGGTTGCATTACTGTATAGAGAATTTTggtggaaaatgtgcttaattgtcatgaaattaAGGCCTTTTTggtcttaaaaaaatattactcgTACTAAAAATAGACTGTTGTGTTATATTCATGCCTGTTcacttaaacaaaaaaaacaattctagTTTAATTTTGCAGGAATGCGACACATCAAACTCAGGCACTCTTGAGGGAGCAGAGATTAAACACTTTTACGATTTGCTGACTCACCGTAAGGAAATTGACGTGATCTATGGAAAGTATGCTCATACTAATGGACAGATGAGCTCAGCTGACCTGCTTAACTTCCTCCAAAATGAGCAGAGGGAGCCAGTGTCAATGGATTATGCCCAAAAACTCATCAATAAATATGAGGTGGATGACACAGGTAAAGATTTTAATTACCACATGATTCATCAgatcatttttaacatgttttacaaCTCTTACAGtattgccatttaatttatttgagtttctatgctttcatattttttctaaacctaagaacaaaatatattaatttcagCTTAAGTTTTCTTTCACAATACAAcacaaactaaatttcacagtcTGACTTGCAGATACAtgaccagtcaaaagtttgggcacatctatttaatcataattattattaatgttttcaaCATCTTTGAATAATAGTAAATTCCTCAATACTATGAAATGGCACCCTTTGTGACCACCCTTTGTCTAGATTGCAGCTCTGCACACTCTTGGcattctcaaccaacttcatgatGTATCCACCtaggatgcttttaaaacagtataaAAAGGCGTTCCCATGTATGCTCGGCTTATCCGTTcaaaaaacatcaacatcaaaCTTTTAAGCACGAAAGTCCTTTAGATGAAACATTTTtaagataaaaagaaacaaattcagACAAGTGTAAACTGACTTTTGACTTAGTGTATAGCTTAAAAATTATGATTGCATGTGAGAAAGCATTTTAATAGATGATGTTTTTAAATTTACCCAGCAAAACAGAAGCAGCACATGACCAAAGATGGCTTCTTGATGTACCTGAACCAGGAGGAAGGTGACATCTTTAACCCCAAGCACAAAGCCGTGTACCAAGACATGCGACAACCGCTCAATCATTACTTCATTTCTTCTTCCCATAACACCTATCTGATGGATGACCAGCTGAAAGGACCGAGCAGCACAGAGGCCTATATCAAGTATGAACATGTCTGCTTTCAGCTAGAAGTGTGAACAGCAATGCTGTAACAAATTAAGCATTCATTTCAACCAGCGTGGGAAATTAATGGTGGAATTGAAATAACtcactatatactgtacattaaattGAACAAAATATGACAAGAGCTCAATAAGTTGACCAAAACAGAAGTCACTTCTCTTTGGACACTGTCCCTGGGCATGAAAGCGGACTTGGATCTGTTTTTGGTTGACTTCAGTCCAATTTCCAATCACGCTGTTGCTTAATGGAGCCTAATTTAGGCTGTCCTTAAAGTTATAGTGATAGGTTTCCTGTgcacaaataattataaacagCAATTTATTCTAATTAAGTTTTAAAAGGTTTTCTTAAGCAAAATTATGACTATGATGATTGTATGTAAGCGCACTGATTAAGGGCTGCCGCTGTGTGGAGCTGGATTGCTGGGATGGTGCAAACGGGGAACCGGTTATCTACCACGGCCACACCCTCACATCCAAAGTGCTCTTCAAAGATGTCATCAAGGCCATCAAAGAATATGCTTTCAAAGTGAGTGAATTAACTCGATATGTATGAAGAGTTCTATAATGAACTCTCAACTGATAAGtggataatgaaaaaaaatatctttaatttAACATGGGCCACCAAGACCTCAgtttctgtgtttctttgcaaCACTAGACATCACAGTATCCAGTGATCTTGTCTCTTGAGAACCATTGCACCTTAGAGCAGCAGCAAGTCATGGCTCATCATCTAACCTCCATCCTGGGCAATGCTCTGCTCACTCAACCCCTGGGAAACCACATGCCAACCACTTTTCCAGGACCTGAGGTTAGTCTTGTCTAGGGTGTGCCATGGTGGTCGACTAATCAACTAGTCATCCAACATCGGACTAGTCAATTAGTAGGGTCGaatactaacattaatatttttgtgtCTGTGGTTTTAATGGTCAAATTAATTGAGACGCAACTCCTTGGAGAGCATTTTCTTTTGCATGAATATAGCTTGCTATGCTTAAAAGTGAATAATGTTCAGCAAAGTAAAATCTCCAAGAAGTTTTGTCTCTTTAGTGCTTTAACTTTAGTCCATTTATGCATCACTGCGGTTTCAGTTTTCAAAGTGCTGCATCAACAATACATTACCAGATGATCACTGTTGGATGTTAAATTGTCTGCTGTGAGCAATGCTCCCGTAtgttgaaaaaaaactttttaactgCTTTATGGATGCACATAGGTGTTTTTGTGGAGCCTTTTTTATTTCTTACTTTGATTTTCGTGCAATAAGTCATAGATATtcagcctatttatttgttgaatatccgtTTATATCTGTGAATACCATTTTGAAGTGCTGCGCTTAGCATCCATATAAACTGTGTCAATATCAAactgtgtggacattgtattttggcttcgctatatgcaactctttattttgtattaatttaaacaGACTGAATACTTTTCACAGTACTCTAGACtatcatttaagggttaaacatctAGTTCACCacgtcacgtgacacaacaacatgacgcTGATTTCTGTGAAGTGCTTTTACAGGTGCAGAGCCaaaaaaagtgcctctggtaactCTGTAcgttttttttcattgaaacctgtttgagtgtaAAGATTTCTACTTTGAAATGccgctttaaataaaatattaatttgcaaGGATGAATATAAGgttcatttcaaactgttctgaggccAGTGCAGACAGCACATCGGAGGTTACGTCAttctctaaatagggagcaaggggacATCCTATAACTTTCTAGTGCATTCACACTTAAAATCCAACCAATAGTTTGTTtaaggctgcagatgatgtttggaccactcaacatatttggcagacatgggacaatgataatgtcacgatgcaggaggaggcagacaatgggttggatccaaatgcagtgtactttattgtaaatcaaagtgagacaaaacaaacaggaacaaaggaaatgaccacgatgggtaaaacgacactaaaacctggaaacacggaaaacatgaaaggtagaacaggcaggataaacatcagggggagcacggagacaggcatccacaaacatcaaagaccgacaggggaatggtgaaacaaaccgggttaaatacacaaacacaatgacgactaaacgagacacaggtgagaccaatgaagagtgcaggcagtgagagaggccaggaattgtgggaattgtagttttatacacagacagtgaaacacggggcggacaacaaggaaaacgtgacatggaatttgacgtgctgagtgaaacagaaaacatggaccggaccacaaggaatgtgacatggaatgtgacatggaatgtggcACGGAATGTGACACGGAATGTGACACGGAATGTGACACGGAATGTGACaggtgaaacggagaacataggccagacaacacaggaacgtgacatagccccccgtcaaaaggaccggattccagacggtcctaagaaacaacagaataggaaaaataaacagaggttaaaggagaggggggctggacaagggtgaaaacagacagaccagaggggcacaagggacacaaagacagactaagtaGGCACAAAggaacacagagacagaccaaggaggcacaagggacacagagatagaccaaggaggcacaagggacacagagatagaccaaggaggcacaaggggcaattaggcagtccacggaggcacaagggcaaaagggcagtccaaggggcagggacagatccaggaggcctgggaggtggccacaggacagggacaggtctaggaggcctgggaggcggccacaagaccgggacaggtctaggaggcctgggaggcggccatcggacagggacaggtccaggcccaggaggctgccacaggacagggacaggtccaggcccaggaggctgccacaggacagggacaggttcaggaggcctgggaggcggccataagacagggacaggtctaggaggcctgggaggcggcctcaagacagggacaggtctaggaggcctgggaggcggcctcaagacggggacaggtctaggaggcctgggaggcggcctcaagacagGGGCAgatctaggaggcctgggaggctctggagtccctgggggcagagccgtaggaggctcgggaggtggagccataggaggctcaggaggcagagccctagaaggctctggagtctctgggagtagagccgtaggaggcggagccgaggaaggctcgggaggctctggagtctcggggtgcagagctgtaggaggctcgggaggtggagccgtaggaggctcaggaggcggagctctagaaggttctggagtctctgggagcagagccataggaggctctggagacggagccataggaggctcggggagtagagccgtaggaggcggagccgaggaaggcctaggaggcggagccgagggaggctctggagtctctggggcagagctgtaggaggctcgggaggcggagctctagaaggttctggagtctctgggagcagagccataggaggctctggaggcggagccataggaggctcggggagaagagccttaggaggttcgggaggcggagccatggaaggctcaggaggctctggaggcagagccgtaggaggctcgagagacttgggagacggagccctgggaggctcgagagacttgggaggtggagccctgggaggctcgggggaaggagccctggaagactcgagagactgagctctggaaagctcgggaggcggagccctggaaagctcggagggcggagctctgggaagctcgggaggcggagctctgggaagctcggggggcggagctctgggaagcccggagggcggagctctgggaagctcggaaggcggagctctggaaagctctgagggcggagctctggaaagctctgagggcggagctctgggaatcctgggaggcggagctctggaaagctcgggaggcggagctctggaaagctcgggaggcggagctctggaaagctcgggaggctcggaaggcggagctctggaaagctcgggaggctcggaaggcggagctctggaaagctcgggaggctcggaaggcagagctctggaaagctcggaaggtggagctctggaaagctcggaaggctcggaaggcggagctctggaaagctctgagggcggagctctggaaagctctgagggtggagctctggaaagctctgagggcggagctctggaaagctctgagggcggagctctggaaagctcggaaggcggagctctaggaatcctgggaggcggagctctggaaagctcaggaggcggagctctggaaagctcaggaggctcggaaggcggagctctggaaagctcgggaggctcggaaggcagagctctggaaagctcggaaggtgtagctctggaaagctcggaaggctcggaaggcggagctctggaaagctcggaaggcggagctctggaaagctcggaaggcggagctctggaaagctcggaaggcggagctctggaaagctcgggtactggcactggctcttggacagacacggctactggcactggctcttggacggtcacggctactggcgctggctcttggacggtcatggcttctggtgttggctcttggacggtcatggctactggcactgggacggacaagaccacaggcgctggctcagggacggtcgaggctacaggcgctggctcagggacggtcgaggctacaggcgctggctcagggacggtcgaggctacaggcgctggctcagggacggtcgaggctacaggcgctggctcagggacggtcgaggctacaggcgctggctcagggacggtcgaggctacaggcgctggctcagggacggtcgaggctacaggcgctggctcagggacggtcgaggctacaggcgctggctcgctgacgtcggaggctacaggcgctggctcgctgacgtcggaggctacaggcgctggctcgctgacgtcggaggctacaggcgctggctcgctgacgtcggggGCTAACGgttcgctggccggggcaggcgtgggctctggctcgctggccggggaaggcgtgggctctggctcgctggccggggcaggcgtgggctctggctcgctggccggggcaggcgtgggctctggctcgctggccggggcaggagtgggctctggctcgctggccggggcaggcgtgggctcaggctcgaaaaCCGGGATCTTGAGGGGTGGTTCGTCGGGCGCGAGTTTCTTTAggacgagactcacgtactccctccacgtgtggtcTCCGGGTTCTGGCGCTTCCCACCACTGGGCTGATGGTAACCCGATccagtagatggtcttcagggaagcgtcgtcgaacccggagtagatggcgaccgtggagaagagacgTGAGTACTCGCAAACGGTCAGATCagcctgggccagttcggtgaaaacTGCTGCTGGATCCATTATTgtgtcggtctttctgtcacgatgcaggaggaggcagacaatgggttggatccaaatgcagtgtactttattgtaaatcaaagtgagacaaaacaaacaggaacaaaggaaatgaccacgatgggtaaaacgacactaaaacctggaaacacagaaaacatgaacggtagaacaggcaggataaacatcagggggagcacggagacaggcatccacaaacatcaaagaccgacaggggaatggtgaaacaaaccgggttaaatacacaaacacaatgacgactaaacgagacacaggtgagaccaatgaagagtgcaggcagtgagagaggccaggaattgtgggaattgtagttttatacacagacagtgaaacacggggcggacaacaaggaaaacgtgacatggaatttgacgtgctgagtgaaacagaaaacacggaccggaccacaaggaatgtgacatggaatgtgacatggaatgtgataggtgaaacggagaacataggccagacaacacaggaacgtgacagatAATCAGTACAATACAGTTGTGTGCAAAAGTTTGCATACTTCTATTTGCAGATTATAACAGAATGGCAcaatcataaaacaaaacatgtcaacaaagaaaaaaaaatgacccCTGTTCAAAAGTCTGCATACCCTTAGATCTTAATACTGTGTATTGCCACCTTTAGCATCAATGACATCGTGCAGTATTTTGTAATAGTTGTCAATGAGGCCCCAAATTCTTGCAGGTGGTATAGCTGCCCATTCATCTTGGCAAAATGCCTCCAGTTCATGCAATGTCTTACGTCGTCTTGCATGAACTGCACGTTTGAGATCTCCCCAGAGTGGCTCGATGATAAAGGTCAGGAAACAGTGATGGCTACTCCAGAACCTTCACCTTTTTctgctatataaatatatatatatatatatatgctatactTGGccttgtgcttagggtcattcCATGCTGGAATGTCCAAGAGCATCCCATGCGCAGCTTTCGTACAGAATGCAATTGTCTGCCAGTATTTTCTGATAACATGCTGCATTTATCTTCTCATCAATTTTCACAAGATT containing:
- the plcd1a gene encoding 1-phosphatidylinositol 4,5-bisphosphate phosphodiesterase delta-1a, which gives rise to MEDCCFSIIFKSRRKNLDLIASSKEEAKQWVKGLEKVMNSTSHLNRQQNSEHWIYSCIRKADKNADNKMSLKELKYFLQQINIEVDDIYAEKLFRECDTSNSGTLEGAEIKHFYDLLTHRKEIDVIYGKYAHTNGQMSSADLLNFLQNEQREPVSMDYAQKLINKYEVDDTAKQKQHMTKDGFLMYLNQEEGDIFNPKHKAVYQDMRQPLNHYFISSSHNTYLMDDQLKGPSSTEAYINALIKGCRCVELDCWDGANGEPVIYHGHTLTSKVLFKDVIKAIKEYAFKTSQYPVILSLENHCTLEQQQVMAHHLTSILGNALLTQPLGNHMPTTFPGPEELKGRILIKGKRLNKLDAAFNNNTTEDMDSVSEEDEAAELKENEQKAKDKKSKIKLAKELSDLVIYCKSVHFSSFEHSRDNQNFYEMASFKESKAMNLAENSGTAFIHHNMDKLSRIYPAGSRTDSSNYNPVPLWNAGCQIVALNFQTLCKEMDMNQGRFLPNGRCGYVLKPEFQRDPASQFDPKNLSAGPWLQKKTVHIMIISAQQLPKLSKDKPKSIVDPQVQVEIYGVPVDNNTKLTHHIENNGFNPMWNTNFQFTVHVPELALVRFVVEDFDAASYNDFIGQYTVPLTSMQNGYRHVPLLTKRGDVIPSAGLFVHIMVLDA